One Synechocystis sp. LKSZ1 genomic window, GATAGTCGCTATGCTGAGCTTAAATTCCTGGAAGAAAATCTCTGGGGCGAAAAACTATTGCAGGATACCCGGGTCTTTTTTGCAAACCCTACTATGCAGGCCCTGATTAAAAATTTACCCCCCGTTGTTGAGGAAAAAGACCAAGGCTAGATGTAATACATAAAGCCAGCTTCGCCATAGGCCTGACGACGGTCACAGAGGTCTTTTAAGGAGCAATTCTCTAGTATCGATTGGGCGGCCAAGCTGGCCTTTTGCCATTCGTCGCGGATTAGTTGGCTCTCCGGAGTTAGGCGCTCCGATTCGGTTCCCCATTGATGTTCCCCTTCGATGGTGGCCACTACATCCAAAATCTTGATCTGTTCTGGATCCTGGGCCAGAAGGTAGCCGCCCTTAGCACCCCGCTGACTTTTGAGTACCCCCCCGCGGCGTAATTGGCCGAGAATCTGTTCGAGATAACGCTCAGGAATCGGTTGCTTGTCCGTAATATCCCCGACGGTTAGGGGGGTTTGTCGGCTGTGCTGACTAGCAATTTCTAACAGCGCAAGCAGGGCGTACTCTACCTTGGAGGGCAGGTCGAGGAGGACGTAGCTGGAAGTTTTCAAAACAAGGTTAGGGAATGACGGTTTTCGTATCGGGTTACTTTCTTTTAGGATACGGGGTTGAGGGCTGTCAAGACTAGGGCGGCGATATTCGAGACAACCAATGCTAGGATTAGCCCCTAGGTGATGGAAAAGACAGTACAGAAAACCGATGGCAAAACAACTCCCCTTGGCTGACTCCAGCCGGATTCTTCCCACGGAACTCCATGAGGAAATGCAGCGTTCCTACCTGGAATACGCCATGAGTGTGATTGTGGGCCGGGCCTTGCCGGATGTGCGGGATGGCCTGAAGCCGGTACACCGCCGCATTCTCTACGCCA contains:
- a CDS encoding Rrf2 family transcriptional regulator, yielding MKTSSYVLLDLPSKVEYALLALLEIASQHSRQTPLTVGDITDKQPIPERYLEQILGQLRRGGVLKSQRGAKGGYLLAQDPEQIKILDVVATIEGEHQWGTESERLTPESQLIRDEWQKASLAAQSILENCSLKDLCDRRQAYGEAGFMYYI